Proteins from a genomic interval of Gossypium hirsutum isolate 1008001.06 chromosome A09, Gossypium_hirsutum_v2.1, whole genome shotgun sequence:
- the LOC107890199 gene encoding mini zinc finger protein 2: MIKGLAIMRRRQVVVRKEEPPRKTTTNSSLTITSVRYGECQRNHAASIGGYVVDGCREFMASGEEGTSGALACAACGCHRNFHRREVETEVVSECSSPNNSSNRA, translated from the coding sequence ATGATTAAGGGTTTGGCAATCATGAGAAGGCGACAAGTAGTAGTGAGAAAAGAGGAGCCACCGAGGAAGACTACAACCAATTCTTCTTTGACAATAACGAGTGTGAGATATGGGGAGTGTCAAAGGAATCACGCCGCCAGCATCGGCGGTTATGTGGTCGACGGGTGCAGGGAATTCATGGCAAGTGGAGAGGAAGGAACGAGTGGTGCCCTTGCTTGTGCTGCTTGTGGTTGCCATAGGAATTTCCATAGAAGGGAAGTTGAAACTGAGGTAGTCTCTGAGTGTTCTTCACCTAATAATTCTTCCAATAgagcat
- the LOC107888598 gene encoding myb-related protein 306 — protein MAKQALSDALSPEKSSGLASKPRGYASSTENIAKLLKKWMRNPPKPVSSDNMGGIGTPWKENKSSNSIEMSEVFESLEVFESFDSSNSDFSQSLSPDQASLFQDESKPDVNELGQLTLLEKWLFDDGASQGKDDQLSDIKLDGNAIFF, from the coding sequence ATGGCTAAACAGGCTTTATCTGATGCATTGTCACCAGAGAAATCAAGTGGTTTAGCTTCAAAACCAAGAGGATATGCATCAAGCACTGAGAATATAGCTAAGTTATTGAAGAAATGGATGAGAAATCCACCAAAACCTGTTTCAAGTGATAATATGGGAGGGATTGGGACTCCATGGAAGGAAAACAAAAGCAGCAACAGCATTGAAATGTCTGAGGTTTTTGAGTCATTGGAAGTGTTTGAATCATTTGATTCTTCAAATTCTGATTTCTCACAATCTTTGTCACCTGATCAAGCAAGCCTTTTCCAAGATGAAAGTAAACCAGATGTGAATGAACTAGGGCAACTCACATTGCTTGAGAAATGGCTTTTTGATGATGGTGCAAGTCAAGGGAAAGATGACCAGCTTAGTGATATCAAACTAGATGGAAATgctatttttttctaa